A stretch of Blastocatellia bacterium DNA encodes these proteins:
- a CDS encoding TonB-dependent receptor, which produces MMKRLIGYSLSLSCFLFSVIPLLHPAVALSAPFAPGLRVRVLDPAGDSIRGARVRLFSRDGLQWTAVTDDSGICEFARVRSGDYLLDIEAPGFRQQVMTLRVTGAEDQTVEVTLSAAGVREELVVTPSGTPQSVDEAAKSISVVSADEIERRNEYSLIESLRPAAGVRTVQLGGPGGFSKIFVRGLRVADTSLLLDGLRVRDAADFRGSANPLLEDILVTNVERIEVLRGSGSSLYGSHAVGGVINIVPAGGGGPFGFDLGFEGGSMGFFREHAQLSGGTTNLDYSVAATRLDVTHGVHGQDVFRTTSLGGRIHYTIAPSAHLRGTVHFSDGMKRLSESPFPIGPPGNEFGFATGNGPVAGWVENQPDPDSFRDGRMFVGSVVFSGQVGGFYGYSASFQSVVTDRIFDDGPAQSARAKDLGLFEFPSIFRSDGRIETFNVTNTIRAGRTHLVSLGIEVERESYTQEFQSPGFSTPATTDRQRSLAFFAQNQARFFDGRFQVATSFRTQSFSLRNPQSVPEVQNIPIPRAYVGDGSIAYSVARTGTKFRAHVGNSFRAPSLSERFSTFRGQRVGNPFLRPERALSLDGGLDQILWGGKVRASATYFYTRLQEVIVSTALFRTVNARGALARGFEFSLEASPSSGLVVNAAYTYANSAQVLPGTTLLADNRRLPSGASLQSFSIPRHTFSLEVNRSFRRGLNITFDFISVSRHNFPLFDPLFFSQVIFPFDGYFKADLGASFTRAVGERWRVTLYGKVDNLFDRRIIEEGFRAPGAVGIGGIKFQF; this is translated from the coding sequence ATGATGAAACGTCTGATCGGTTACTCGCTCAGTCTATCCTGTTTCCTCTTCTCAGTCATTCCACTGCTTCACCCTGCCGTTGCTTTGTCCGCACCCTTTGCCCCGGGCCTCCGGGTGCGCGTCCTCGATCCGGCGGGCGATTCAATTCGAGGCGCGCGCGTTCGGCTCTTCTCGCGCGACGGATTGCAATGGACTGCTGTGACCGACGACAGCGGCATCTGCGAATTTGCCCGCGTCCGCTCCGGGGACTATCTTCTCGACATCGAAGCTCCGGGCTTCCGCCAACAGGTGATGACCCTGAGAGTGACCGGGGCTGAGGATCAAACGGTCGAGGTGACGCTATCGGCGGCCGGTGTGCGCGAGGAGCTGGTTGTCACGCCCAGCGGAACTCCACAATCGGTGGACGAGGCCGCCAAGTCTATCTCGGTTGTCAGCGCGGACGAGATCGAGCGACGAAACGAATACTCGCTCATCGAGTCGTTGCGTCCGGCAGCCGGAGTCCGGACGGTTCAGCTCGGCGGGCCCGGTGGGTTCTCGAAGATTTTTGTCCGGGGACTCCGCGTGGCTGACACGTCGCTTCTCCTGGACGGCCTGCGCGTGCGCGATGCCGCCGATTTCCGCGGTAGCGCCAATCCGCTTCTCGAGGACATTCTCGTCACGAATGTCGAGCGGATTGAAGTATTGCGCGGTTCCGGTAGCTCCCTCTACGGGAGTCATGCTGTCGGTGGCGTCATTAATATCGTCCCGGCGGGAGGAGGAGGTCCCTTCGGATTTGACCTCGGCTTCGAGGGGGGAAGCATGGGATTTTTCCGCGAGCACGCTCAGCTCAGCGGAGGTACGACGAACCTCGACTATAGCGTCGCCGCTACCCGGCTCGATGTGACTCATGGCGTTCACGGTCAGGACGTCTTTCGGACGACGAGCCTCGGCGGACGCATTCATTACACCATCGCTCCGAGTGCACATCTGCGCGGAACCGTTCATTTCAGCGATGGGATGAAACGGCTCAGCGAAAGCCCGTTCCCCATCGGACCGCCCGGCAATGAATTCGGATTTGCGACGGGTAATGGTCCGGTCGCCGGATGGGTCGAAAATCAGCCCGATCCGGATAGCTTCCGCGACGGCCGTATGTTTGTGGGCTCCGTCGTCTTCTCCGGACAGGTTGGTGGTTTCTATGGCTACTCGGCTTCATTCCAATCCGTTGTAACTGATCGGATATTCGACGACGGTCCGGCTCAGAGTGCGAGGGCGAAGGATCTCGGTCTCTTTGAGTTTCCCTCGATCTTTCGCAGCGATGGGCGGATCGAAACGTTCAACGTCACCAACACGATTCGCGCGGGCAGGACTCATCTTGTGAGCCTGGGCATCGAAGTCGAAAGGGAATCATACACGCAGGAATTTCAATCGCCGGGATTCTCCACGCCCGCGACGACTGACCGCCAGCGATCGCTCGCCTTCTTTGCTCAGAATCAGGCGAGGTTTTTCGATGGGCGGTTTCAGGTTGCCACCTCGTTTCGCACGCAGAGTTTCTCACTTCGCAATCCGCAGAGCGTGCCGGAAGTTCAGAATATCCCCATCCCTCGGGCCTATGTCGGCGACGGTTCGATCGCCTATTCCGTCGCCCGAACGGGAACGAAGTTCCGCGCCCATGTGGGGAATAGCTTTCGTGCGCCGAGCCTGAGCGAACGATTCTCCACCTTCCGGGGTCAACGGGTCGGAAATCCCTTCTTGCGGCCCGAACGTGCCCTCTCGCTAGATGGCGGCCTGGATCAAATCCTCTGGGGAGGGAAAGTGCGCGCGTCGGCGACCTACTTTTATACCCGATTGCAGGAAGTGATCGTCTCGACCGCGCTCTTTCGCACGGTGAATGCGCGAGGGGCGCTGGCTCGCGGGTTTGAATTCAGCCTGGAAGCGTCGCCCTCGAGCGGACTCGTTGTCAATGCTGCCTACACCTATGCGAACTCGGCTCAGGTGCTCCCCGGCACGACGTTGCTCGCCGATAATCGGCGACTTCCCTCAGGTGCAAGCCTTCAGTCTTTCAGCATCCCGCGTCACACCTTCAGCCTCGAGGTCAATCGCAGTTTCCGGCGCGGTTTGAACATCACCTTCGATTTCATTTCGGTCAGCCGCCATAACTTCCCGTTGTTTGATCCGCTCTTCTTCTCGCAGGTGATCTTCCCGTTCGACGGTTACTTTAAAGCCGATCTGGGCGCGAGCTTCACGAGGGCCGTCGGCGAGCGGTGGCGTGTGACCCTTTACGGCAAGGTGGATAATCTCTTTGACCGGAGGATTATCGAGGAAGGATTCCGTGCGCCGGGTGCTGTCGGAATCGGCGGCATCAAGTTCCAGTTCTAG
- a CDS encoding tetratricopeptide repeat protein, with translation MSKGVRTSFLLLALVVGSGGSPQKPSRPSSPPRPVAEADVRQQAVREFEEGQKVHAQGHLTEAIAHYSRALELIPDFPEALYQRALAELSLGQMEQAARDLARLIELEKDFLPDPAAADPSVRSFFARVHNLQAELFIRQNDPARAEEELTKALARDPGWPRVRLNLASLFLSRRALDRAITELQQVIAREAPPAEAFSLLGAAYEQAGRTDDAIEQYSRALALDPNDRLAREGRSRLLLQRKDYLRAVEDLEILQKVDPSPDRALQLADAYAHINKDDQAIALCQKLLLEDPKNRPARERLIAWLAKSGRIADALAEARRATELFPTDATAWGRLGELLLSTDAEEAVRAYGRAVALEPSNLVFRANYGSALLKSRRFTDALEQFRAVLARDPENAHAHAGLGTAFYELKDYAQASHHFGWIVERQPQQPVAYYFLAICNDRLGQYEPAMTLYEKFIALADPLKHKNEIENARLRIPALKRLIEEAKRRRKESKR, from the coding sequence ATGAGCAAGGGTGTGCGGACATCCTTTCTCCTGCTCGCGCTCGTGGTGGGCTCCGGGGGGAGCCCGCAAAAACCCTCTCGACCGTCGTCGCCCCCGCGTCCTGTCGCCGAAGCCGATGTGCGCCAGCAGGCGGTAAGGGAATTTGAAGAGGGTCAGAAGGTTCACGCCCAAGGCCATCTGACGGAAGCCATTGCTCACTACAGCCGGGCTCTGGAGCTGATCCCCGACTTCCCCGAGGCCCTCTACCAGCGGGCCCTGGCAGAGCTTTCCCTCGGACAGATGGAACAAGCCGCTCGCGACCTCGCACGCCTGATCGAATTGGAAAAAGACTTTTTGCCCGATCCCGCCGCAGCCGACCCTTCTGTCCGATCCTTCTTCGCGCGGGTGCATAATCTCCAAGCGGAACTTTTCATCCGGCAGAATGATCCGGCCCGAGCGGAAGAGGAGTTGACGAAGGCGCTCGCGCGAGATCCCGGCTGGCCCCGGGTGCGGTTGAATCTGGCGTCGCTCTTTCTATCGCGTCGCGCTCTGGATCGCGCCATTACCGAACTGCAACAGGTAATCGCCCGTGAGGCGCCCCCTGCCGAAGCCTTCAGTCTGCTGGGCGCGGCGTACGAACAGGCCGGTCGGACGGACGACGCCATAGAGCAGTACAGTCGAGCCCTCGCTCTCGATCCGAACGATCGCCTGGCTCGAGAGGGACGCAGCCGGTTGCTGCTCCAGCGGAAGGATTATCTCCGCGCCGTGGAGGACCTGGAAATCCTTCAGAAAGTTGATCCGTCACCCGACCGGGCCTTGCAACTGGCCGATGCTTACGCGCACATCAACAAGGACGATCAGGCTATCGCCCTCTGTCAGAAGCTTCTGCTGGAGGATCCGAAGAATCGTCCGGCCCGCGAGCGATTAATAGCCTGGCTGGCGAAATCGGGACGGATCGCAGACGCTCTCGCCGAAGCCAGGCGAGCAACGGAACTTTTCCCCACTGATGCGACCGCCTGGGGCCGGTTAGGGGAACTGCTCCTCTCCACCGATGCGGAGGAAGCCGTTCGCGCCTACGGGCGCGCGGTCGCGCTGGAGCCGAGCAACCTTGTGTTTCGCGCTAACTATGGATCGGCACTTCTCAAGAGCCGGCGTTTTACCGATGCCCTCGAGCAATTCCGGGCAGTGCTCGCCCGCGACCCTGAGAATGCCCATGCCCACGCCGGCCTGGGCACGGCGTTCTACGAGCTGAAAGACTATGCGCAAGCATCCCATCATTTCGGCTGGATTGTTGAGCGACAGCCGCAGCAACCCGTCGCCTATTATTTCCTCGCCATCTGCAACGACCGATTAGGGCAGTACGAGCCGGCCATGACCCTTTACGAGAAATTCATCGCTCTGGCGGATCCACTCAAACACAAGAACGAGATCGAGAACGCGCGTCTGCGCATCCCGGCGCTCAAACGCCTCATTGAGGAAGCAAAGAGACGACGCAAGGAGTCAAAGAGATGA